Proteins from a genomic interval of Nocardioides jishulii:
- the rpsG gene encoding 30S ribosomal protein S7: protein MPRKGPAPKRPIVVDPVYGSQIVTQLVSKVLQDGKKQVAQRIVYTALEGCREKTGTDPVLTLKRALDNVKPALEVKSRRVGGATYQVPIEVKPNRQTTLALRWLVGYAADRREKTMAERLMNEILDASNGLGAAVKKREDTHKMAESNKAFAHYRW, encoded by the coding sequence ATGCCGCGCAAGGGTCCCGCCCCGAAGCGTCCGATCGTCGTCGACCCCGTCTACGGGTCGCAGATCGTCACCCAGCTGGTCAGCAAGGTCCTCCAGGACGGCAAGAAGCAGGTTGCCCAGCGCATCGTGTACACCGCCCTCGAAGGCTGCCGTGAGAAGACCGGCACCGACCCCGTGCTGACCCTCAAGCGCGCGCTCGACAACGTCAAGCCCGCCCTCGAGGTCAAGTCCCGCCGTGTCGGTGGCGCCACCTACCAGGTGCCGATCGAGGTCAAGCCGAACCGCCAGACCACCCTGGCCCTGCGGTGGCTCGTGGGCTACGCCGCCGACCGTCGTGAGAAGACGATGGCCGAGCGCCTCATGAACGAGATCCTCGACGCGAGCAACGGCCTCGGTGCCGCTGTGAAGAAGCGCGAGGACACGCACAAGATGGCCGAGTCCAACAAGGCCTTCGCCCACTACCGCTGGTGA
- the rpsL gene encoding 30S ribosomal protein S12, with translation MPTIQQLVRKGRQDKVSKNKTPALKGSPQRRGVCTRVYTTTPKKPNSALRKVARVRLSSGVEVTAYIPGVGHNLQEHSIVLVRGGRVKDLPGVRYKIIRGTLDTQGVKNRKQARSRYGAKKEKS, from the coding sequence GTGCCCACCATTCAGCAGTTGGTCCGCAAGGGCCGCCAGGACAAGGTGTCCAAGAACAAGACGCCTGCCCTCAAGGGATCGCCGCAGCGCCGTGGCGTCTGCACTCGCGTCTACACCACCACCCCGAAGAAGCCGAACTCCGCCCTCCGCAAGGTCGCCCGCGTGCGCCTTTCGTCCGGCGTCGAGGTCACCGCTTACATCCCGGGCGTGGGCCACAACCTCCAGGAGCACTCGATCGTGCTCGTGCGCGGCGGTCGTGTGAAGGACCTTCCGGGTGTCCGTTACAAGATCATCCGCGGCACCCTTGACACCCAGGGTGTCAAGAACCGCAAGCAGGCTCGTAGCCGGTACGGCGCGAAGAAGGAGAAGAGCTGA
- a CDS encoding MFS transporter has product MSPTFRSLANPNYRLYAAGGVVSNVGTWMQRVAQDWLILLLTGNSAAALGITTGLQFLPFLLLGPFAGLVADRLPKRRVLQLTNVMMAVPALILGLLAVTGTAQIWHVYVLALVLGVASALDSPARHAFVSEMVEPEDLTNAVGLNSASFNAARLVGPGLAGVLIAAWGGGVVATGCVILLNAVSYVAPVMTLQRLDTSRLAEPAHVAAKGLRAVREGISYVRHRSDLLLVLAVVFFAGTFGLNFQMTSALMATEVFGKGPTEYGLLGSFLAVGSLAGSLVAARRAEFTLRTVVVSAVVFGVAVTIAGALPTYLTFALMCPVLGVTALTLITSANGYMQVNTHAAVRGRAMALYLMVMMGGTPLGAPLLGWVGEALGARWTLLLGGAVTVLGVVAAVAVRTVLLRRPVPRFDPVVAKRVA; this is encoded by the coding sequence TTGAGCCCCACGTTCCGATCCCTCGCCAACCCCAACTACCGCCTGTACGCCGCCGGTGGTGTCGTCTCCAACGTCGGCACCTGGATGCAGCGCGTCGCCCAGGACTGGCTGATCCTGCTGCTCACCGGCAACAGCGCCGCGGCGCTGGGCATCACCACCGGTCTGCAGTTCCTGCCGTTCCTGCTGCTCGGGCCCTTCGCCGGCCTGGTGGCCGACCGGCTGCCGAAGCGCCGCGTCCTCCAGCTGACGAACGTCATGATGGCGGTGCCCGCGCTCATCCTCGGGCTGCTGGCCGTCACCGGCACCGCGCAGATCTGGCACGTCTACGTCCTGGCCCTGGTCCTCGGTGTCGCCTCGGCCCTCGACTCGCCCGCCCGCCACGCCTTCGTGTCGGAGATGGTGGAGCCCGAGGACCTCACCAACGCCGTCGGCCTCAACTCGGCCTCCTTCAACGCTGCACGCCTGGTCGGCCCCGGCCTGGCGGGCGTGCTGATCGCCGCCTGGGGTGGCGGCGTGGTGGCCACCGGCTGCGTGATCCTGCTCAACGCCGTCAGCTACGTCGCACCGGTGATGACGCTGCAGCGCCTGGACACCTCGCGCCTGGCCGAGCCTGCCCACGTGGCGGCGAAGGGCCTGCGAGCGGTGCGCGAGGGGATCAGCTACGTACGCCATCGCTCCGACCTGCTGCTGGTGCTCGCGGTCGTCTTCTTCGCCGGCACCTTCGGGCTCAACTTCCAGATGACCTCGGCGCTGATGGCGACGGAGGTCTTCGGCAAGGGGCCCACCGAGTACGGCCTGCTCGGCTCCTTCCTCGCGGTCGGCTCACTCGCCGGCTCCCTGGTCGCCGCCCGTCGGGCCGAGTTCACGCTGCGTACGGTCGTCGTCTCGGCCGTGGTCTTCGGCGTCGCGGTGACGATCGCCGGAGCGTTGCCGACCTACCTGACCTTCGCGCTGATGTGCCCGGTGCTGGGCGTCACGGCGCTGACGCTGATCACCAGCGCCAACGGCTACATGCAGGTCAACACCCATGCCGCCGTCCGTGGGCGTGCGATGGCGCTCTACCTCATGGTCATGATGGGCGGCACGCCGCTGGGGGCGCCCCTGCTCGGCTGGGTCGGTGAGGCGCTCGGCGCCCGCTGGACCCTCCTGCTCGGGGGAGCGGTGACGGTGCTCGGCGTGGTCGCCGCAGTCGCTGTCCGTACGGTGCTGCTCCGGCGGCCCGTTCCTCGTTTTGACCCTGTTGTGGCGAAGCGAGTAGCCTGA
- a CDS encoding MarR family winged helix-turn-helix transcriptional regulator yields the protein MGTPDDSAALAADLRSAVMWLRRRLASERHPDNEVSIPAMAVLAALNRHGEMTLGELAAWERVQPPSMTRTVNCLEKDGHVVRNAHPTDGRIAVVSLSDSGRGVLLADRERRDAWLASRLGDLTSDEREALHRAAPILQRLAQED from the coding sequence ATGGGCACCCCTGACGACTCCGCAGCGCTGGCCGCCGACCTGAGGTCGGCCGTCATGTGGTTGCGCCGACGCCTCGCCAGTGAGCGTCACCCCGACAACGAGGTCTCGATCCCGGCGATGGCCGTGCTCGCCGCACTCAACCGCCACGGCGAGATGACGCTGGGCGAGCTCGCCGCCTGGGAGCGGGTCCAGCCGCCGTCGATGACCCGCACGGTCAACTGCCTGGAGAAGGACGGCCACGTCGTCCGCAACGCCCACCCCACCGACGGCCGCATCGCCGTGGTGTCGCTGAGCGACTCCGGGCGTGGGGTGCTGCTGGCAGACCGTGAGCGGCGTGACGCCTGGCTGGCGAGCCGCCTCGGCGACCTCACCTCCGACGAACGGGAGGCCCTGCACCGGGCTGCCCCGATCCTCCAACGCCTCGCGCAGGAAGACTGA
- a CDS encoding NCS2 family permease, translating into MTNNVDSPATAAPGGLDRFFKITERGSTVGQEFRGGLVTFLTMAYIIVLNPLILGFVPDSEGMFLGGDSTPGSGLAAIAAGTALVAGVLTILMGAAANFPLALAAGLGLNAFVANSIARQSTWADAMGLVLLEGIVILVLVLTGFRKAVFHAVPQQLKVAISVGIGLFIALIGFVDARFVTRIPDSFTTTVPVQLGVDGHLFGWPVMVFVFGLLLMIALWVRNVRGAILISIVITTVLAVIVEAIAKLGDASTNPGGWSLTVPSVDGKIVGMPDFSTLGEVNLFGAFSSVEGGILAAVLLVFSLMLADFFDTMGTMTAIGAEAGLNDENGIPPHSQRILIVDSLAAMAGGAAGVSSNTSYIESASGVGEGARTGLSSVFAGTFFLLAMFFTPLVRAIPSEAAVPALVLVGFLMMQQVTEIDWRDLELAIPAFLTIVVMPFTYSISAGIGAGFVAYVLIKVVVGKVRDIHPLLWLVAALFVIYFAYAPINSLIN; encoded by the coding sequence GTGACCAATAACGTCGACTCCCCAGCGACTGCCGCCCCCGGTGGCCTCGATCGCTTCTTCAAGATCACCGAACGCGGATCGACCGTCGGCCAGGAATTCCGAGGTGGCCTGGTCACCTTCCTGACGATGGCCTACATCATCGTGCTGAACCCGCTCATCCTCGGCTTCGTGCCCGACTCCGAGGGCATGTTCCTCGGTGGTGACAGCACGCCCGGCAGCGGTCTCGCCGCCATCGCTGCCGGCACCGCCCTGGTGGCTGGCGTGCTCACCATCCTCATGGGCGCTGCGGCGAACTTCCCGCTCGCGCTCGCCGCTGGTCTCGGGCTCAACGCCTTCGTGGCCAACTCGATCGCCCGTCAGTCCACCTGGGCCGACGCCATGGGCCTGGTGCTCCTCGAGGGCATCGTGATCCTGGTCCTGGTGCTGACCGGCTTCCGCAAGGCGGTCTTCCACGCGGTGCCCCAGCAGCTGAAGGTCGCGATCTCGGTCGGTATCGGCCTCTTCATCGCCCTGATCGGCTTCGTCGACGCCCGCTTCGTCACGCGCATCCCCGACTCCTTCACGACCACCGTCCCGGTCCAGCTCGGCGTCGACGGCCACCTCTTCGGCTGGCCCGTGATGGTCTTCGTCTTCGGCCTGCTGCTGATGATCGCCCTGTGGGTGCGCAACGTCCGGGGCGCGATCCTCATCTCCATCGTCATCACGACCGTGCTCGCGGTGATCGTCGAGGCCATCGCCAAGCTCGGTGATGCGAGCACCAACCCCGGCGGCTGGTCGCTGACCGTGCCGTCGGTGGACGGCAAGATCGTCGGGATGCCCGACTTCTCCACCTTGGGCGAGGTCAACCTCTTCGGGGCCTTCTCGAGCGTCGAGGGTGGCATCCTGGCCGCGGTCCTGCTCGTCTTCTCCCTGATGCTCGCCGACTTCTTCGACACCATGGGCACCATGACGGCCATCGGCGCCGAGGCCGGGCTCAACGACGAGAACGGGATCCCGCCGCACAGCCAGCGCATCCTCATCGTCGACTCGCTGGCCGCGATGGCCGGTGGCGCAGCAGGCGTCTCCTCCAACACCTCCTACATCGAGTCGGCCTCCGGCGTCGGTGAAGGAGCCCGCACGGGTCTGTCGTCGGTCTTCGCCGGCACCTTCTTCCTGCTGGCGATGTTCTTCACCCCGCTGGTGCGCGCCATCCCCTCCGAGGCCGCTGTGCCGGCCCTGGTCCTCGTCGGCTTCCTGATGATGCAGCAGGTGACCGAGATCGACTGGCGCGACCTCGAGCTGGCGATCCCGGCCTTCCTCACCATCGTCGTGATGCCGTTCACCTACTCGATCTCCGCCGGCATCGGCGCCGGCTTCGTCGCCTACGTCCTGATCAAGGTCGTGGTCGGCAAGGTGCGCGACATCCACCCGCTGCTCTGGCTGGTGGCCGCGCTGTTCGTCATCTACTTCGCCTATGCGCCGATCAACTCCTTGATCAACTGA
- a CDS encoding DUF2530 domain-containing protein, whose translation MHDEQKPDHGILNVAEVQPLDVDGVRAVEIGTALWAVAFVALLPFWSSLAESGRLWWLWTCTTGLALGLFGIEYCRRRRDRAPQESPSRPPARGGGGGRRRAR comes from the coding sequence GTGCACGACGAGCAGAAGCCTGACCACGGAATTCTCAACGTGGCCGAGGTGCAACCCCTGGACGTCGACGGCGTACGTGCCGTCGAGATCGGCACCGCTCTGTGGGCGGTGGCCTTCGTGGCGCTGCTGCCCTTCTGGTCGTCGCTCGCCGAGAGCGGCCGCCTGTGGTGGCTGTGGACCTGCACGACCGGGTTGGCGCTCGGTCTCTTCGGCATCGAGTACTGCCGACGCCGTCGTGACCGTGCTCCCCAGGAGTCACCCTCGCGCCCACCCGCACGAGGCGGGGGCGGCGGGCGCCGACGCGCCCGCTGA
- a CDS encoding DUF3027 domain-containing protein, giving the protein MNATIAVDPALADAVDVARAALLEEVSADQVGEHVTSHVEQEGALTHVFTCTHPGYVGWQWAVTIAGGSGHRITVDEVVLLPGETAIVAPHWVPYKERLQPGDLSPGDLLPVDDDDPRLVPTYLVGDDVDEADREQIKGVAADLGLGRVRTLSVEGRDMAAQRWHDGDGGPEAPIAKSAPQSCWSCGFLVRLAGSLSEMFGVCGNGNANDDGRVVTYDHGCGAHSEVKLARKQQPVPVPEHAFDSFTVDLETF; this is encoded by the coding sequence GTGAACGCCACCATCGCAGTCGACCCCGCGCTCGCCGACGCTGTCGACGTCGCACGGGCCGCCCTGCTCGAGGAGGTGTCCGCCGACCAGGTCGGCGAGCACGTGACCTCCCACGTCGAGCAGGAGGGCGCGCTCACCCACGTCTTCACGTGCACCCACCCCGGCTACGTCGGTTGGCAGTGGGCCGTCACGATCGCCGGCGGTTCCGGTCACCGGATCACGGTCGACGAGGTCGTGCTCCTTCCCGGTGAGACGGCGATCGTCGCCCCGCACTGGGTCCCCTACAAGGAGCGCCTCCAGCCGGGAGACCTCTCGCCCGGCGACCTGCTCCCCGTCGACGACGACGACCCCCGCCTCGTGCCCACCTACCTGGTGGGCGACGACGTCGACGAGGCCGACCGCGAGCAGATCAAGGGCGTGGCCGCCGACCTCGGTCTCGGCCGGGTGCGCACGCTCTCGGTCGAGGGCCGCGACATGGCCGCGCAGCGGTGGCACGACGGTGACGGCGGCCCCGAGGCTCCCATCGCCAAGTCGGCGCCGCAGTCGTGCTGGTCGTGCGGCTTCCTCGTGCGTCTGGCGGGGTCACTCTCGGAGATGTTCGGCGTCTGCGGCAACGGCAACGCCAACGACGACGGCCGCGTGGTGACGTACGACCACGGGTGCGGTGCCCACTCCGAGGTCAAGCTGGCGCGCAAGCAGCAGCCGGTGCCGGTTCCCGAGCACGCCTTCGACAGCTTCACCGTCGACCTCGAGACCTTCTGA
- a CDS encoding cold-shock protein: protein MPTGKVKWFDPEKGFGFLSHDGGPDVYVHADALPEGVTTLKNGARVEFGIAQGRRGEQALQVRLLDPPTSVARNQRNASRKSPEEMVTIVEDLIRLLDNLGEGYRHGRHPEPKTARPTAKLLRALADELDR, encoded by the coding sequence GTGCCGACTGGCAAGGTGAAGTGGTTCGACCCCGAGAAGGGGTTCGGCTTCCTGTCCCACGACGGCGGCCCGGACGTGTACGTGCACGCCGACGCCCTGCCCGAGGGCGTCACCACGCTGAAGAACGGCGCGCGCGTCGAGTTCGGCATTGCGCAGGGCCGTCGAGGTGAGCAGGCGCTCCAGGTGCGGCTGCTTGACCCGCCGACCTCCGTGGCGCGCAACCAGCGCAACGCCTCGCGCAAGAGCCCCGAGGAGATGGTCACGATCGTCGAGGACCTGATCCGCCTGCTCGACAACCTGGGCGAGGGCTACCGGCACGGCCGCCATCCCGAGCCCAAGACCGCCCGCCCGACCGCCAAGCTGCTCCGCGCCCTGGCCGACGAGCTGGACCGCTGA
- a CDS encoding FHA domain-containing protein, whose product MSVRSAWAGQWIGVAGESVTLVLPAEERARAVALWPIIDDGAGLVAVLDALLVDGLSRLDAFVLVETDGDRARVLVRGEAVVTAHTPEGQVRVAAPGRLWAEDSFTGLVALVAELPGEVAGDPLERTVLRPGLARVGGLTWGRVPEQPSAPVPTREVPPARTAAPVAPPAPVAPPAPVAPPASRAKTSPPAYEEERLETVPLSAVPLAPDWQEEITDHLPLEEGGLSVLGFGVSHEEPADVPEALATPTHRAVAMLVFNHGATLPVDGPLLIGRGPTARAGSPGARLVTVPSPHQEVSGTHVEIRPGEGIDLGTAVVTDLGSTNGTVVAQPGLSSQELRPGSPVSLLPGAVIDLGDGVTIEVRRP is encoded by the coding sequence GTGTCCGTCCGCAGCGCGTGGGCAGGGCAGTGGATCGGGGTCGCCGGTGAGTCGGTGACGTTGGTCCTGCCCGCCGAGGAGCGGGCCCGCGCCGTCGCGCTGTGGCCGATCATCGACGACGGGGCCGGCCTGGTGGCAGTGCTCGACGCCCTGCTCGTCGACGGGCTGTCCCGACTGGACGCCTTCGTCCTCGTCGAGACGGACGGCGACCGGGCCCGGGTCCTCGTCCGCGGCGAGGCAGTGGTGACCGCCCACACGCCCGAGGGTCAGGTGCGGGTCGCGGCCCCCGGCCGGCTCTGGGCCGAGGACTCCTTCACGGGTCTCGTCGCCCTGGTCGCCGAGCTGCCCGGTGAGGTCGCCGGCGACCCGCTGGAGCGCACGGTGCTGCGTCCTGGACTCGCCCGTGTCGGGGGCCTGACCTGGGGGCGAGTCCCGGAGCAGCCCAGCGCCCCCGTCCCGACCCGGGAGGTGCCGCCAGCGCGCACGGCCGCGCCCGTCGCCCCGCCTGCGCCCGTCGCCCCGCCTGCGCCCGTCGCCCCGCCTGCGTCTCGAGCCAAGACCTCCCCGCCTGCGTACGAGGAGGAGCGGCTGGAGACCGTCCCCCTCTCGGCGGTGCCGCTGGCCCCCGACTGGCAGGAGGAGATCACCGACCACCTGCCCCTCGAGGAGGGCGGCCTGAGTGTGCTCGGGTTCGGCGTCTCGCACGAGGAGCCCGCCGATGTCCCCGAGGCCCTCGCCACACCGACGCACCGGGCCGTCGCGATGCTCGTCTTCAACCACGGCGCCACCCTGCCCGTCGACGGTCCTCTGCTCATCGGTCGTGGGCCGACGGCACGGGCGGGCAGTCCCGGCGCCCGGCTCGTCACGGTGCCGAGTCCCCACCAGGAGGTCTCCGGCACCCACGTGGAGATCCGTCCCGGTGAGGGCATCGACCTGGGGACGGCGGTGGTGACCGACCTCGGTTCCACCAACGGCACGGTGGTGGCCCAGCCCGGACTCTCCTCGCAGGAGCTGCGCCCCGGCTCGCCGGTCTCGTTGCTCCCGGGGGCGGTCATCGACCTCGGTGACGGAGTGACCATCGAGGTCCGCCGGCCGTGA
- a CDS encoding PP2C family protein-serine/threonine phosphatase has product MTSEVGDGSALRVRHAGASHVGLVRAVNEDAWVAESPVFAVADGMGGHAGGDVASRLVVEELARLGGREFTAAEGREAVLAALVEAQSRLRAHVERHDDDSRISYAGTTVVVGLLVRGPGGPAWLVAHVGDSRAYAVLPADTQALTADHSVVAELVARGELTPEEARVHPERHVVTRAVSSRDVPEPDFHDVPLVAAPRLLLCSDGVSGLVGADDLAALTAVTTHPRPQDAATALVRAALSAGGTDNATALVVDVVG; this is encoded by the coding sequence ATGACGTCTGAGGTGGGTGACGGTTCGGCGCTCCGCGTGCGGCACGCGGGAGCGAGCCACGTGGGGTTGGTCCGCGCGGTCAACGAGGACGCCTGGGTGGCGGAGTCCCCGGTCTTCGCGGTGGCTGACGGCATGGGCGGGCACGCCGGCGGTGACGTCGCGAGCCGTCTCGTCGTGGAGGAACTCGCCCGTCTGGGCGGGCGCGAGTTCACGGCAGCCGAAGGCCGCGAGGCCGTCCTCGCGGCACTCGTCGAGGCCCAGTCACGGCTCCGGGCCCACGTCGAGCGCCACGACGACGACTCGCGCATCTCGTACGCCGGTACGACGGTCGTCGTCGGGCTCCTGGTGCGTGGCCCCGGTGGCCCGGCGTGGCTGGTCGCCCACGTGGGCGACTCCCGGGCCTACGCAGTCCTGCCCGCCGACACCCAGGCGCTCACCGCCGACCACTCGGTGGTCGCCGAGCTGGTCGCGCGCGGCGAGCTGACGCCCGAGGAGGCGAGGGTGCATCCCGAGCGCCACGTCGTCACCCGGGCCGTCAGCAGTCGCGACGTGCCGGAGCCGGACTTCCACGACGTGCCCCTGGTCGCGGCTCCCCGGCTCCTCCTGTGCTCCGACGGGGTGAGCGGACTCGTCGGCGCCGACGACCTGGCGGCGCTCACCGCGGTGACCACCCACCCCCGTCCGCAGGACGCTGCCACGGCCCTGGTCCGGGCCGCCCTGTCCGCAGGGGGGACGGACAACGCGACGGCGCTCGTCGTCGATGTGGTGGGATGA
- a CDS encoding helicase-associated domain-containing protein, producing MSDTLHLPPPPEGSTAPARTLSEHLRAWPDERLAHLFTVRPDLGSPAPQDSAQVASRAGTRASVLRALDDLTRLELAVLDAAVVLGHATREELLAVVRADPASAGAALDHLMSIALVWPSTSGLRALNGVADALRGDTSSGVSGLRPVLPHALSRDQAVERVAALSAPARALLQHVADSGGEATTGRARTPRSPEEATTPVEEVLAHGLLVANQNGTFHLPGQVGLALRGGTTTEEPCDDVPPLATSQRDPALVDRVAAGAAFEFVRRTELLLDHWGQHPPTVLRSGGLGVRDLKAVTTELHLDTHEAALVLEVAVAAHLLAEGPDADGVTAWLPTHAFDAWSASEPEQRWLTLAKAWWTTPRLAGLVGTKDPAGRTRNALAPDASSVFAPEARAMALREMVALAPGEALAPGTGLPSLVARITWLRPRRPRTRDELVVWAVAEAAALGLTGMDAAASYAAPFLTQDHAAAAEALAPLLPSAVDHVLVQADLTAVAPGPLTAELARTLHLVADVESRGGATVYRFTPASIRRALDAGWSAAEIHAFLAETSRTPVPQPLTYLVDDVVRTFGTVRVGHAESFLRADDEQALTELLHHPQAASLQLRRLAPTVLISTLPLDLLLPRLRELGQAPVVEAADGTVHVARPDLQRARTPRTSPPAATRAREAARVSAVVAAVRAGDRAAEAAPARSATATTPTSALQVLREVIETSGTVLIGYVDNHGTTTERIVDPRRLEGGQLTAYDHRSEDVRGFSVHRITAVTPLPAT from the coding sequence ATGTCCGACACGCTGCACCTGCCGCCCCCGCCCGAGGGGTCGACCGCGCCTGCCCGGACCCTCTCGGAGCACCTGCGCGCCTGGCCGGACGAACGGTTGGCCCACCTCTTCACCGTGCGCCCCGACCTCGGCAGCCCGGCCCCCCAGGACTCCGCCCAGGTCGCGTCGCGCGCCGGCACCCGGGCCTCGGTGCTGCGCGCGTTGGACGACCTCACCCGGCTCGAGCTCGCGGTGCTCGATGCCGCCGTCGTGCTCGGCCACGCGACGCGCGAGGAGCTGCTCGCGGTGGTGCGCGCGGACCCCGCGAGCGCCGGCGCCGCGCTCGACCACCTGATGTCCATCGCCCTGGTCTGGCCCTCGACGAGTGGGCTGCGCGCCCTCAACGGCGTCGCGGACGCGCTGCGCGGTGACACCTCCAGCGGTGTCAGCGGACTGCGCCCCGTGCTCCCCCACGCCCTCAGCCGCGACCAGGCCGTCGAACGGGTCGCGGCCCTCTCGGCGCCCGCCCGCGCGCTGCTCCAGCACGTGGCCGACAGCGGCGGGGAGGCGACCACCGGTCGCGCCCGGACTCCCCGCTCTCCCGAGGAGGCGACCACGCCCGTCGAGGAGGTGCTGGCGCACGGGCTGCTCGTGGCCAACCAGAACGGGACCTTCCACCTCCCGGGTCAGGTCGGCCTCGCACTGCGCGGCGGCACCACGACCGAGGAGCCGTGCGACGACGTACCGCCGCTGGCGACGAGCCAGCGTGACCCCGCCCTGGTGGACCGGGTCGCGGCGGGCGCCGCGTTCGAGTTCGTACGCCGCACCGAGCTGCTGCTCGACCACTGGGGCCAGCACCCGCCCACCGTGCTGCGCAGCGGAGGCCTGGGCGTGCGCGACCTGAAGGCAGTCACCACCGAGCTCCACCTGGACACCCACGAGGCGGCCCTCGTGCTCGAGGTCGCCGTCGCCGCCCACCTGCTCGCCGAGGGCCCGGACGCCGACGGCGTGACCGCGTGGCTCCCCACCCACGCCTTCGACGCGTGGAGCGCCTCGGAGCCAGAGCAGCGCTGGCTCACCCTGGCCAAGGCGTGGTGGACCACCCCACGACTGGCCGGTCTGGTCGGCACCAAGGACCCGGCGGGCCGCACCCGCAACGCGCTCGCACCCGACGCCTCCAGCGTCTTCGCCCCCGAGGCCCGCGCCATGGCGCTGCGCGAGATGGTCGCGCTCGCGCCGGGCGAGGCCCTTGCCCCCGGGACCGGACTGCCCTCCCTGGTGGCGCGCATCACCTGGTTGCGCCCGCGCCGCCCGCGCACCCGTGACGAGCTCGTCGTCTGGGCGGTGGCCGAGGCGGCTGCGCTGGGGCTCACCGGCATGGACGCGGCCGCGTCGTACGCCGCTCCCTTCCTGACCCAGGACCACGCCGCTGCCGCCGAGGCCCTCGCCCCGTTGCTGCCGAGCGCCGTCGACCACGTGCTCGTGCAGGCCGACCTGACCGCTGTCGCCCCGGGGCCCCTGACCGCGGAGCTGGCCCGCACGCTGCACCTGGTCGCCGACGTGGAGTCGCGCGGCGGGGCGACCGTCTACCGCTTCACCCCGGCCTCGATCCGTCGGGCGCTCGACGCCGGGTGGTCGGCCGCAGAGATCCACGCCTTCCTGGCCGAGACCTCCCGCACCCCCGTGCCGCAGCCCCTCACCTACCTCGTCGACGACGTGGTGCGCACCTTCGGGACGGTCCGGGTGGGCCACGCCGAGTCGTTCCTGCGCGCCGACGACGAGCAGGCCCTGACGGAGCTGCTCCACCACCCGCAGGCCGCCTCGTTGCAGCTGCGCCGACTGGCCCCGACCGTCCTCATCTCCACCCTCCCGCTCGACCTCCTGCTCCCCCGGCTCCGCGAGCTGGGCCAGGCCCCCGTGGTCGAGGCCGCCGACGGCACGGTGCACGTCGCCCGACCTGACCTGCAGCGGGCGCGCACGCCGCGTACGTCACCGCCCGCCGCGACCCGTGCCCGCGAGGCCGCGCGGGTCAGCGCCGTCGTGGCCGCCGTCCGCGCCGGGGACCGCGCGGCCGAGGCTGCCCCCGCACGCTCGGCCACGGCCACCACCCCCACCTCGGCGTTGCAGGTGCTGCGGGAGGTGATCGAGACGTCGGGCACCGTGCTGATCGGCTACGTCGACAACCACGGCACGACGACCGAGCGCATCGTCGACCCCCGGCGCCTCGAGGGGGGCCAGCTGACGGCGTACGACCACCGCAGCGAGGACGTGCGCGGCTTCTCCGTGCACCGGATCACCGCGGTCACGCCCCTGCCCGCGACCTGA